One Tenebrio molitor chromosome 2, icTenMoli1.1, whole genome shotgun sequence genomic region harbors:
- the LOC138124961 gene encoding ras-related protein Rab-23-like produces MREEELEVALKVVIVGNGGVGKSSMIQRYCKGTFTKDYKKTIGVDFLERQIEVDGEEVRLMLWDTAGQEEFDAITKAYYRGAQACVLAFSTTDRDSFEAAHSWKLKVVR; encoded by the exons ATGCGGGAGGAAGAACTGGAGGTGGCCCTCAAG GTGGTGATCGTGGGCAACGGTGGAGTGGGCAAATCTAGCATGATCCAACGATATTGCAAAGGCACTTTCACAAAGGACTACAAGAAAACGATAGGAGTCGACTTCTTGGAGAGGCAAATCGA GGTCGACGGCGAAGAAGTGCGCCTGATGCTGTGGGACACCGCCGGCCAGGAGGAGTTCGACGCCATCACCAAGGCGTACTACCGCGGCGCCCAAGCCTGCGTTCTGGCGTTCTCGACGACGGACAGGGACTCGTTCGAAGCGGCGCATTCGTGGAAGCTCAAGGTAGTCCGATAA
- the LOC138122863 gene encoding ras-related protein Rab-23-like, whose product MDQSVVNPEEADLLARALGCRLLRTSVKEDVNVAAVFRHLAARCLAELRDPRDYDYFTTPTPHHPNSLTISAFSPSHSSKNHNGTIVLRPNKHKKKKNVLKNACRIL is encoded by the exons ATGGACCAGAGCGTCGTCAACCC GGAGGAAGCCGACCTCCTGGCTCGAGCCCTCGGCTGCCGCCTGCTGAGGACGTCGGTCAAAGAAGACGTCAACGTCGCCGCAGTGTTCCGACATTTGGCGGCGAGGTGCCTTGCAGAACTCAGAGATCCTAGAGATTATGACTATTTCACCACGCCCACCCCTCACCACCCCAACTCGCTTACAATCA GTGCCTTCAGCCCTAGTCATTCTTCCAAAAACCACAACGGAACTATAGTGTTGAGACCCAACAAAcacaaaaagaagaagaacGTTTTAAAGAACGCTTGTAGGATATTGTGA